One genomic window of Desulfitobacterium chlororespirans DSM 11544 includes the following:
- a CDS encoding ABC transporter ATP-binding protein has translation MVERTADDIILEKVSVYFQVPTGFVRAVDQVSAVFPGGQITGLIGESGCGKSVLGLAILGLLPAYAQIRGYIFYRDINIAQASLRELRALRGREIGLIPQNPGESLNPVRRIGVQLEEALRGVEGNRGARRQKAESLLSRFGFEDPKRIMAAYPFELSGGMQQRVLCALGISCTPRWVLADEPTKGLDLALREQVYENLLRVKEQGVEGMLIITHDLVLAETLCDGVAVMYSGEIVEWGQNSLREPLHPYTRAFLESSPGKGMKPLPGSPPAPWDNPPGCKFAPRCTQCTARCVAEKPEVYVRAGKMVRCFLYA, from the coding sequence GTGGTAGAGAGGACCGCCGATGATATCATCCTGGAAAAGGTGAGCGTTTACTTTCAAGTTCCCACAGGATTCGTCCGTGCCGTGGATCAGGTATCGGCCGTTTTTCCGGGTGGGCAGATTACCGGATTGATCGGCGAGAGCGGGTGCGGAAAATCTGTATTGGGTCTGGCTATTCTCGGTCTGCTTCCTGCTTATGCTCAGATAAGGGGATATATTTTCTATCGGGATATTAATATTGCCCAGGCTTCCTTAAGGGAGCTCCGTGCTCTGCGGGGACGGGAGATCGGCCTGATTCCTCAGAACCCTGGGGAGTCTTTAAATCCGGTACGCAGGATTGGAGTTCAACTGGAGGAGGCTTTAAGGGGTGTTGAGGGCAACAGGGGCGCCCGCCGCCAAAAAGCTGAGAGCCTGCTGAGTAGATTTGGTTTTGAAGATCCAAAGCGGATCATGGCCGCCTATCCCTTTGAACTCAGCGGTGGGATGCAGCAGCGGGTGCTGTGCGCCCTGGGGATTTCCTGTACACCCCGCTGGGTCCTGGCTGATGAACCCACCAAGGGGCTTGATCTTGCCCTGCGTGAGCAGGTTTATGAGAACCTTTTAAGGGTAAAGGAACAGGGGGTGGAAGGAATGCTGATCATCACCCATGACTTGGTGCTGGCTGAAACCTTATGCGATGGTGTAGCGGTCATGTACAGCGGGGAGATTGTGGAATGGGGACAGAATAGTTTAAGAGAGCCCCTCCATCCTTATACCCGGGCTTTCCTGGAATCTTCGCCCGGAAAGGGAATGAAGCCCTTGCCCGGCTCTCCTCCCGCCCCCTGGGATAATCCTCCGGGCTGCAAATTCGCGCCCCGCTGTACACAATGTACTGCCCGCTGCGTGGCGGAAAAACCGGAGGTTTATGTCCGTGCAGGGAAGATGGTGAGGTGTTTTTTATATGCTTGA
- a CDS encoding ABC transporter permease has product MSRYISQRIASLIPVLFGITLLAFALGVISPGDPAEIALSRGGMSEPTQEQIAVMREKMGLNEPLPVQYLHWATNALRGDLGISYSTQEPVGEELGRRLPITLQLAGYAVVLACTGGILMGILAAMYKDRGLDHSLMGLTNVMLSFPGFWLSLLLILLFAEILGWLPTSGVGGVRHMLMPAAALSCATTATVARLTRSALLAEFGKQYFLAANARGISKYRLIVRNALPNGIVPVITLLGNYIGGILGGSVVVETIFALPGVGSYAIEAIYARDYPALQGYVLLTGVLFVTITLMVDLVSLALNPKIRLGGKRL; this is encoded by the coding sequence ATGAGCCGCTATATCAGCCAAAGAATTGCCTCACTGATACCGGTGTTGTTCGGCATTACTTTGCTCGCCTTTGCGCTGGGGGTAATTTCCCCCGGCGACCCGGCGGAAATTGCTTTAAGCCGGGGCGGTATGTCCGAACCAACTCAGGAGCAAATCGCGGTGATGAGGGAAAAGATGGGGCTGAATGAGCCCTTGCCTGTCCAGTATCTTCACTGGGCAACCAATGCCTTGCGGGGGGATCTGGGCATTTCCTATTCGACACAGGAACCTGTGGGAGAGGAGCTGGGCCGGCGCCTGCCGATAACCTTGCAGCTGGCCGGATATGCTGTGGTTCTGGCCTGTACCGGCGGGATTCTGATGGGAATTCTGGCTGCCATGTACAAAGATCGGGGCCTTGATCATAGCCTTATGGGTTTGACGAACGTGATGCTTTCTTTCCCCGGGTTCTGGCTGTCCCTTTTGCTGATTCTTTTGTTTGCAGAGATACTGGGCTGGCTGCCGACCAGTGGAGTCGGGGGAGTCAGGCATATGCTGATGCCGGCGGCAGCTCTCTCCTGTGCCACAACGGCAACGGTGGCCCGGTTAACCCGCTCCGCCCTGCTGGCGGAATTCGGGAAACAGTATTTTCTGGCTGCCAATGCCAGAGGAATCAGTAAGTATCGCTTGATTGTGAGAAATGCTCTGCCCAACGGGATAGTGCCGGTCATTACCTTGTTGGGAAACTACATAGGGGGAATACTGGGCGGCTCCGTCGTGGTGGAAACCATCTTTGCCCTCCCGGGAGTGGGCAGCTATGCCATCGAAGCCATCTATGCCCGGGATTATCCGGCACTGCAAGGCTATGTACTCCTTACGGGAGTGCTTTTTGTTACCATTACCCTGATGGTGGACTTGGTTAGTTTGGCCTTAAATCCGAAAATCAGGCTGGGAGGGAAGCGGTTATGA
- a CDS encoding sugar phosphate isomerase/epimerase family protein gives MRVPEQKTGVFSWFGFVLPFGERISLIQEAGFTGTSLWWEDEEEPFPMPKERMPALVRERGLILENIHVPWCDANALWSDEQALRGEIIARHKQWIEDCARFEIPLLVMHLCDGENPPQPNEYGLASMGELAGAAERQGVRIAVENTRRRDSVEYVLGQIASPALGFCFDSSHHRLTDQEDFHLLRAWGNRLMATHFSDNDGVEDRHWLPGHGVIDWAKVAGAFPKGYQDFLTLEVYPNPQERQGKPQEFLERAYDRISGVRILIENS, from the coding sequence ATGAGGGTTCCGGAGCAAAAGACAGGTGTTTTTTCCTGGTTTGGGTTTGTCCTGCCCTTCGGGGAGAGAATCTCATTAATACAGGAGGCGGGGTTTACAGGGACCTCTCTTTGGTGGGAAGATGAAGAGGAACCCTTTCCTATGCCCAAGGAAAGGATGCCGGCCTTAGTACGGGAAAGAGGATTAATCCTGGAGAACATTCATGTACCCTGGTGTGATGCCAATGCACTGTGGTCGGATGAGCAAGCTTTGCGCGGAGAGATCATCGCCAGGCATAAGCAATGGATAGAGGATTGTGCACGGTTTGAGATTCCTTTGCTGGTGATGCATTTATGCGATGGGGAAAACCCGCCGCAGCCCAATGAGTACGGGTTGGCAAGTATGGGGGAACTGGCCGGGGCTGCGGAGAGACAGGGAGTCAGGATTGCCGTGGAAAACACCCGTCGCAGGGACAGTGTGGAGTATGTGCTGGGGCAGATTGCTTCCCCGGCCCTGGGTTTTTGCTTTGACAGCTCTCATCACCGGCTGACGGATCAGGAGGATTTTCACCTGCTGAGAGCCTGGGGTAACCGCCTGATGGCTACTCATTTTTCCGACAATGACGGGGTGGAGGACCGGCATTGGCTGCCCGGTCATGGTGTGATCGATTGGGCTAAAGTTGCCGGGGCCTTTCCGAAAGGTTATCAAGATTTTCTCACCCTGGAAGTATACCCTAATCCTCAGGAAAGACAAGGGAAGCCCCAGGAATTCCTGGAGAGGGCTTACGATAGAATCAGCGGAGTCAGGATTTTGATTGAGAATTCTTAA
- a CDS encoding ABC transporter substrate-binding protein: MQVLTKLNLKRILALCLSVFVLLSAAGCTNSSTPTGGSSPAAAPSPVDKDAEIVLGGYRNLAPGEKDGYYCSAILYVWEPLIKQDDHGAPLPGLADSWEMSADGKEWTFHLRQGVVFHDGEMLNADAVIANFDRMKLGVKTSSFYPLDINAHYPELKEYAKVGDYGIKLTFENPAPTQLYNMVSFGSAIYSPKCFDEEGNFQGIAQGTGPFRIVENVKDQYVLLERNENYYGEKAKAKAVRVKVIPDADTRFSALKAGEILGVMDLSAIPASLAVELKDQSQFALTTTKSTMIRFLGVNGTQFPFDDVRMRQAVSLALDRQSLVDDLYSGYGTPTTNILNYSTPFYTDIPVEENLEKAKALAKEVLGDQRHKIVYMINGAETTQKMEAELISSWLSQIGLDVEIKAMEYATMREEMKAGHHHLARLQQGLSNSEASTIFRRFMLSTGDHNKNYSLGYTSPEVEGLMKEAASSLELEKRTAIYNQIQRISTEELPVIPLFNDVTLMAYSTKLTNYEAKLYGLELPKVEWAE; this comes from the coding sequence ATGCAAGTTTTGACCAAGCTTAACCTTAAACGGATATTAGCCCTCTGCCTGTCTGTCTTTGTGCTGTTGTCTGCGGCAGGGTGCACTAATTCAAGTACGCCGACCGGTGGCAGCAGTCCGGCAGCTGCCCCTTCCCCAGTGGATAAGGATGCCGAAATTGTCCTGGGAGGATACCGCAATCTTGCTCCCGGTGAAAAAGACGGATATTATTGCAGTGCTATTCTTTACGTGTGGGAACCCCTGATTAAGCAGGATGATCATGGGGCGCCCCTTCCCGGCCTGGCCGATAGCTGGGAAATGTCTGCGGACGGCAAGGAATGGACCTTTCATCTGCGGCAGGGGGTGGTATTCCATGATGGGGAAATGCTGAATGCAGATGCTGTCATCGCCAATTTCGACAGGATGAAACTGGGGGTGAAAACCTCATCGTTCTATCCTCTGGATATTAATGCTCATTATCCGGAATTAAAAGAATACGCTAAGGTCGGCGACTATGGGATCAAATTGACATTTGAGAATCCTGCGCCAACCCAGCTCTATAATATGGTTAGCTTCGGCAGTGCCATCTATAGCCCTAAATGCTTTGATGAGGAAGGGAATTTCCAAGGCATCGCCCAGGGCACAGGGCCTTTCCGGATAGTGGAAAATGTGAAAGATCAATATGTTTTGCTGGAGCGCAATGAGAATTATTATGGGGAAAAAGCTAAGGCGAAGGCTGTCCGGGTGAAAGTCATTCCTGACGCAGACACTCGCTTCTCCGCCTTGAAAGCAGGGGAAATCCTTGGAGTAATGGACTTGAGCGCTATACCGGCTTCTTTAGCGGTAGAGTTAAAAGATCAATCTCAATTTGCACTGACCACGACAAAATCCACCATGATTCGTTTTCTCGGGGTCAATGGAACCCAATTCCCCTTCGATGATGTACGGATGCGTCAAGCGGTCAGTTTAGCTTTGGACCGTCAGTCCCTGGTCGATGATCTCTATAGCGGGTATGGAACCCCGACGACCAATATCCTGAATTACAGTACTCCTTTTTATACAGATATTCCCGTAGAAGAAAATCTTGAGAAAGCGAAAGCCCTTGCTAAGGAAGTGCTGGGAGATCAGCGCCATAAAATAGTCTATATGATTAACGGTGCTGAAACGACTCAGAAAATGGAGGCTGAACTGATTTCGTCCTGGCTTTCTCAAATCGGTTTGGATGTGGAGATTAAGGCCATGGAGTATGCTACCATGCGGGAGGAGATGAAAGCGGGGCACCATCATCTGGCCCGTCTTCAGCAGGGACTTTCCAACAGCGAGGCTTCAACGATTTTCAGACGCTTTATGCTTTCCACAGGAGATCATAACAAGAATTACAGTCTGGGTTACACTAGTCCTGAAGTTGAAGGGTTGATGAAAGAAGCGGCATCCTCTCTTGAACTGGAAAAACGCACCGCTATCTATAATCAAATCCAACGAATTTCCACGGAAGAACTGCCGGTCATTCCTCTTTTTAATGATGTGACTTTGATGGCTTACAGCACAAAACTAACCAACTACGAAGCTAAGCTTTATGGGCTGGAGCTGCCGAAAGTGGAATGGGCTGAATAG
- the ygiD gene encoding 4,5-DOPA dioxygenase extradiol: protein MKRMPVVFIGHGSPMNAIEENQFTLQWEALGTRIPRPQAILAISAHWFTPGSRVTGGDAPETIYDMYGFPEELYEIVYRAPGSPQVAQQIKDLLGEQLQIDTGWGFDHGTWSVLHRIYPQAEIPVLQLSVDRNASFADQYAIGRKLRGLREQGVLILGSGNVVHNLARIHWNMEGGYPWAEDFDNYIKEKIVDGNHREVMDLEKAGTSVRLAFTVADHFAPLLYVLGAADEEDRVAVFNEACIMGSLSMTSYLLS from the coding sequence ATGAAACGGATGCCGGTTGTGTTTATTGGACATGGCTCGCCTATGAATGCCATCGAGGAGAATCAATTTACACTTCAGTGGGAGGCTCTTGGGACGAGGATTCCGCGGCCCCAGGCCATTCTTGCGATTTCTGCTCATTGGTTTACACCAGGCAGCAGGGTGACGGGTGGGGATGCTCCGGAAACAATTTATGATATGTACGGGTTTCCGGAAGAGCTTTACGAGATCGTTTATAGAGCGCCAGGTTCCCCTCAGGTTGCTCAACAGATCAAAGATTTGTTGGGAGAACAACTACAAATAGACACTGGTTGGGGCTTTGACCATGGCACTTGGTCCGTCCTGCACAGAATATATCCTCAGGCAGAGATACCTGTGCTTCAGCTGAGCGTAGACCGCAATGCATCTTTTGCAGATCAATATGCCATAGGTCGGAAACTCAGAGGACTTCGTGAACAGGGCGTTCTGATTTTGGGCAGTGGCAACGTTGTCCATAATCTGGCCAGAATTCATTGGAATATGGAGGGCGGATATCCCTGGGCAGAGGATTTTGACAACTATATTAAGGAAAAAATTGTGGACGGCAACCACCGGGAGGTTATGGATTTGGAAAAGGCGGGGACATCGGTCCGTCTGGCCTTTACTGTTGCCGATCATTTTGCGCCGTTGCTTTATGTTTTAGGTGCTGCCGATGAGGAGGACAGGGTTGCGGTTTTTAATGAGGCCTGCATTATGGGCTCTCTTTCCATGACCAGCTATTTATTAAGCTAA
- a CDS encoding pirin family protein gives MKKRDIKKMIRGQRATDGAGVQLVRVLGRRDVEDFDPFLMLDSFDSTDPEDYVAGFPMHPHRGIETITYLIAGEIDHEDSLGNKDTIHAGESQWMTAGSGIMHQEMPQESARMLGFQLWLNMPRGEKMAPPAYLPITQDKIGKVAKDGGEVRVLSGRLDETAGVTTKHIPATIYDVSLVPGGEVEIPTHPEENVFVFLIEGDALINGELIAAKTAVLFGEGEYISVSAPPGLELRFAFFAAKPLREPIAWGGPIVMNTREELDYAFAELREGTFIKHN, from the coding sequence ATGAAGAAACGTGATATTAAAAAAATGATCCGGGGACAGAGAGCGACAGACGGAGCGGGTGTCCAGCTGGTCCGCGTCCTTGGGCGCCGGGATGTGGAGGATTTTGATCCCTTTCTGATGCTGGATTCCTTTGACTCGACGGATCCCGAAGATTATGTGGCAGGGTTTCCTATGCATCCTCACCGGGGGATAGAAACCATCACCTATTTGATTGCAGGGGAAATCGACCATGAAGACAGTCTGGGCAATAAGGATACCATTCATGCCGGTGAAAGTCAGTGGATGACCGCCGGCAGCGGCATTATGCATCAGGAAATGCCCCAGGAATCGGCTCGGATGCTGGGTTTTCAACTGTGGCTGAATATGCCCCGTGGGGAAAAAATGGCCCCGCCCGCCTATTTGCCCATTACCCAAGACAAGATAGGCAAAGTGGCCAAAGACGGAGGGGAGGTTCGCGTCCTGTCGGGACGGCTTGACGAAACGGCAGGAGTGACCACCAAGCATATTCCGGCCACCATCTACGATGTTTCTCTTGTTCCGGGAGGAGAGGTCGAGATTCCCACCCATCCGGAGGAAAATGTGTTTGTCTTTCTGATCGAGGGGGATGCCTTGATCAACGGGGAGCTGATTGCAGCCAAAACGGCGGTATTGTTTGGGGAGGGGGAGTATATTTCTGTATCCGCCCCTCCCGGACTTGAGCTAAGGTTTGCTTTCTTTGCGGCCAAACCTCTGAGAGAACCCATCGCCTGGGGAGGACCGATTGTGATGAATACCCGGGAGGAATTGGATTATGCCTTTGCGGAGTTAAGAGAAGGGACGTTTATTAAGCATAATTAA
- a CDS encoding class I SAM-dependent methyltransferase, with protein MKAEPWSRGRTEFWTEEGECWRLKLRQPFGEYSERVLNDEAEEAFWQNYLAAKPVYAPDPYSVKIAGAVSTLFKNAGAESLLELGPGWGNYTLSLASVCRQLICVDSSRAVLDYIRNVVAEHNLTHVTALWGKWEDCSPPICDGILAYNCFYRITAIEDCLRKIHEKANKLCIIGMNSGPEQPYIHDFEQKLGLKVRYSRVDSRDLKKVLKSLGISPSIEISLPNEREYVYETLAELQEKALSYVIGSCDEQAVRDILLRYYYEDKDGQYRCTYKFSSELMCWYP; from the coding sequence ATGAAGGCGGAACCATGGAGCAGGGGAAGGACTGAGTTTTGGACTGAAGAGGGTGAATGCTGGAGATTAAAACTGCGCCAACCCTTTGGTGAATATAGTGAGCGGGTGCTCAATGATGAAGCGGAAGAGGCGTTTTGGCAGAACTATTTGGCTGCCAAACCGGTCTATGCACCTGATCCTTATTCAGTCAAAATAGCCGGGGCTGTGAGCACTCTCTTTAAAAATGCAGGTGCGGAATCACTCCTGGAATTAGGTCCGGGCTGGGGCAATTATACTTTGAGTTTGGCGTCCGTCTGCCGGCAGCTAATCTGTGTGGACAGCTCCCGGGCCGTGCTGGATTATATCCGCAACGTTGTGGCTGAACACAATCTGACCCATGTAACTGCTTTGTGGGGTAAATGGGAAGACTGCAGTCCCCCTATATGTGATGGGATATTGGCCTACAATTGCTTTTACCGGATCACTGCAATTGAAGACTGCTTGAGGAAAATTCATGAAAAGGCGAACAAGCTTTGTATTATCGGGATGAATAGCGGTCCGGAACAGCCGTATATTCATGATTTCGAACAGAAATTGGGACTAAAGGTGCGGTACAGCAGGGTGGATAGCCGGGATTTGAAAAAGGTGCTGAAGAGTCTGGGAATTTCTCCGAGCATCGAAATCAGCCTTCCTAATGAGCGTGAATATGTTTATGAGACCCTGGCAGAGTTGCAGGAAAAGGCTCTTTCTTATGTCATAGGTTCCTGTGATGAACAGGCGGTGCGGGACATTCTGCTTCGCTACTATTATGAGGATAAAGATGGCCAATACCGCTGTACATATAAATTCTCTTCGGAATTGATGTGTTGGTACCCCTAA
- a CDS encoding ABC transporter permease, producing MRRKVRLKAVLVLTLLFIIIVASIGAPLLAPFSPTATDMSVRLQGPSWEHPLGTDALGRDMLSRALYGGRASMLLALTATVLSMSCGMIVGIAAGYYGGPVDWLITILANIFQGLPGTCFMIAVAGVLGPSIQSLLLALVFTSWAGFSRIVRTEVLRQREEPYVEGMRCLGSSDLRLIIRHILPNIMNTLLILFTTRVGRSVLTIAALSFLGLGVQPPTPDWSVMINDARLHYRSAPHVLVVPGMCIFLLMLSINMLGDVLRDHFDVRNEEVREW from the coding sequence ATGAGAAGAAAAGTCAGGCTAAAAGCGGTCCTCGTTCTCACCCTTCTCTTCATAATTATTGTTGCCAGCATAGGTGCGCCTCTGCTTGCTCCGTTTTCGCCCACGGCTACGGATATGTCGGTACGCCTGCAGGGACCGTCCTGGGAGCATCCTCTGGGAACCGACGCTCTGGGTCGGGATATGCTAAGCCGCGCCCTGTATGGGGGAAGGGCCTCTATGCTGCTGGCCCTGACCGCCACGGTATTATCCATGTCCTGCGGAATGATAGTAGGGATAGCAGCCGGGTATTACGGGGGGCCGGTGGATTGGCTGATCACCATCCTGGCCAATATTTTTCAAGGACTTCCCGGGACCTGTTTCATGATTGCTGTGGCGGGAGTGCTGGGTCCAAGTATTCAGAGCCTTTTGCTGGCCTTGGTATTCACTTCATGGGCAGGATTTTCCCGGATTGTCAGAACGGAAGTATTGCGCCAGCGGGAGGAACCCTATGTTGAGGGGATGCGCTGCCTGGGAAGCAGTGACCTGCGGCTGATCATCCGGCACATCCTTCCTAATATCATGAACACACTGCTGATTCTTTTTACAACACGGGTAGGCAGGAGTGTGCTGACCATAGCTGCCCTGAGCTTTTTAGGCTTAGGGGTCCAGCCGCCTACACCGGATTGGAGTGTCATGATCAATGACGCGCGCCTCCATTACCGCAGTGCCCCCCATGTGTTGGTCGTACCGGGAATGTGCATCTTTCTCCTGATGCTGTCGATCAATATGCTGGGAGATGTTCTCCGGGATCATTTTGATGTGAGAAATGAGGAGGTACGGGAGTGGTAG
- a CDS encoding LysR family transcriptional regulator has protein sequence MTLQQLKYVIEVVNCGSINEAAKKLFISQPSLSNAIKDLEAEIGIEIFLRSAKGITLSIDGSEFLGYARQVVEQAGLLEQRYLHQKPSRQLCAISTQHYAFAVNAFVNLIKGSGAEEYEFTLRETRTYEIIEDVKNLRSEIGILYMNPFNQKVIEKLLRENRLDFHPLFTASPHIFISTRNPLAAQTSVILEDLQEYPYLSFEQGEFNSFYFSEEILSTVFHKKSIHVSDRATLFNLLIGLNGYTISTGIVSADLNGDNITSVPLQVDDRIQVGWIASHQIQLSKQARLYLDELKKVIQDYGVPLLE, from the coding sequence ATGACCTTGCAGCAGCTCAAATATGTGATCGAAGTGGTGAACTGCGGCTCCATCAATGAGGCCGCCAAAAAACTTTTTATCTCTCAGCCCAGTTTGTCCAATGCCATCAAAGACCTGGAAGCCGAGATCGGCATCGAGATCTTTCTCAGAAGCGCCAAAGGAATAACTCTTTCCATTGACGGCTCCGAATTTCTCGGTTATGCCCGTCAGGTAGTGGAACAGGCCGGCCTTCTGGAACAGCGTTATCTGCACCAAAAACCCTCGCGGCAGCTTTGTGCCATTTCCACCCAGCATTATGCTTTTGCCGTAAACGCTTTCGTAAATCTGATCAAAGGAAGCGGTGCCGAAGAATACGAGTTCACCCTGCGGGAGACCCGCACTTATGAAATTATCGAAGACGTCAAAAACCTGCGCAGCGAAATCGGCATCCTCTACATGAATCCCTTCAACCAGAAGGTTATCGAAAAACTGCTCCGGGAAAACCGGCTTGATTTTCATCCCCTGTTTACCGCCAGCCCCCATATTTTTATCAGCACCCGCAATCCCCTGGCCGCCCAAACTTCCGTCATCCTGGAAGATTTGCAGGAATATCCTTACCTCTCTTTCGAACAGGGCGAGTTCAACTCCTTTTACTTTTCCGAAGAAATTTTAAGCACGGTCTTTCATAAGAAAAGCATCCATGTCAGCGACCGGGCCACCTTGTTCAACCTGCTGATTGGGCTCAATGGCTACACTATCTCCACCGGTATCGTCAGTGCGGATCTCAACGGAGACAATATTACCTCGGTCCCCCTGCAGGTGGATGACCGGATTCAGGTCGGCTGGATTGCCAGTCATCAGATCCAGCTCAGCAAACAAGCAAGGCTCTATCTTGACGAACTGAAGAAAGTCATCCAGGACTATGGTGTGCCTTTGCTGGAATAA
- a CDS encoding 5-methyltetrahydropteroyltriglutamate--homocysteine S-methyltransferase, which produces MSTQFPDTAQRTVPPFRYDIVGSFLRPQALKTARERFAAGKITPQDLTQIEDEEIRKLVAKQKEIGLKAVTDGEFRRSYWHLDFFWGFEGVEHVMMEHGYFFHGEETRADSARLSGKIRFSGHPFLAHYRFLQQIAGKDVLARQCIPAPAQFLAELVRGENEQEIAKYYPDREELYSDIATAYRQAILAFYEQGCRNIQLDDCTWGMLCDKTFWSTMAGDGYDVQELLNLYLRLNNEAISDLPADLIVTTHVCRGNYHSTWATSGGYDPVAPTLFGKEQVSAYYLEYDTDRAGDFSPLKEIPADKLVVLGLVSSKTGELEEKEQIIARLREAADYVPADRLCLSPQCGFASTEEGNILTEEQQWQKLILIKEIAEEVWG; this is translated from the coding sequence ATGAGCACACAATTTCCAGATACAGCCCAGAGAACTGTCCCCCCTTTCCGCTACGATATAGTCGGAAGTTTTCTCCGCCCTCAGGCCCTAAAAACCGCCCGGGAAAGGTTCGCAGCGGGAAAAATCACGCCGCAGGACCTTACCCAAATAGAAGATGAAGAGATCCGCAAACTGGTGGCCAAGCAAAAAGAAATCGGCTTAAAGGCTGTAACCGATGGCGAGTTCCGCCGCAGCTATTGGCATCTGGACTTCTTTTGGGGCTTTGAGGGTGTCGAGCATGTGATGATGGAGCATGGCTATTTCTTTCACGGCGAAGAAACCCGAGCCGATTCGGCCCGGCTTTCCGGAAAAATCCGCTTTTCCGGCCATCCCTTCCTGGCTCACTATCGCTTTCTCCAACAAATCGCCGGCAAGGACGTGCTGGCCCGGCAGTGCATTCCCGCCCCTGCTCAGTTTTTGGCAGAGTTGGTCCGGGGCGAGAATGAACAGGAAATTGCCAAATATTATCCTGACCGTGAAGAGCTTTACAGTGATATCGCCACTGCCTACCGCCAGGCCATTCTGGCCTTCTATGAACAGGGCTGCCGCAACATCCAGCTGGACGACTGCACCTGGGGCATGCTTTGCGATAAAACCTTCTGGTCCACCATGGCCGGCGATGGGTACGATGTTCAGGAACTGCTGAATCTCTATCTCCGTCTCAACAATGAGGCCATCTCTGATCTTCCCGCCGACCTGATCGTGACCACCCATGTCTGCCGGGGCAATTATCATTCCACTTGGGCCACCTCCGGCGGCTATGACCCGGTTGCCCCTACTCTTTTCGGCAAAGAACAGGTTTCCGCTTACTATCTGGAGTATGACACCGACCGGGCAGGGGATTTTTCTCCCTTAAAGGAGATTCCCGCGGATAAGCTGGTCGTGCTTGGTCTGGTCTCCTCCAAAACCGGAGAGCTGGAGGAAAAAGAACAGATCATCGCCCGCCTCCGCGAAGCGGCGGACTACGTTCCCGCCGACCGTTTATGCTTAAGCCCCCAATGCGGTTTCGCTTCCACTGAGGAGGGCAATATCCTCACCGAAGAACAGCAATGGCAAAAGCTTATCCTGATTAAAGAAATCGCCGAGGAAGTCTGGGGATAA
- a CDS encoding ABC transporter ATP-binding protein: MLEAREVSKTFRRSWGGGAFTALAQVSLRLERGETLGLMGPSGCGKSTLARILLRLIPIDTGQVLYQGEDITALRGKALLPFRRQVQLIPQRPESFFDPAMKLGNSVLEPLKIFGIYEKRTAREMLLGTLEQVKLNASLLDRYPHQVSGGEIQRLSICRALLLDPQVLILDEATSMLDISVQAQILRILQELQRVRKLSYLFISHDREVVNLMSDRLVEMKEGRMLGKNEGGTMEQGKD, from the coding sequence ATGCTTGAGGCCCGTGAGGTAAGCAAAACCTTCCGCAGGAGCTGGGGAGGGGGTGCCTTCACGGCCCTTGCTCAGGTAAGCCTCCGCCTGGAACGGGGAGAGACCTTGGGGTTAATGGGGCCAAGCGGGTGCGGCAAAAGCACTTTGGCGCGTATCCTTTTAAGGCTGATTCCGATTGATACCGGCCAGGTTCTTTATCAGGGAGAGGATATCACGGCCTTGCGGGGCAAGGCGCTGCTTCCTTTTCGCCGGCAGGTTCAGCTGATCCCGCAAAGGCCGGAATCTTTTTTCGATCCGGCTATGAAGTTAGGGAATAGTGTGTTGGAGCCGCTGAAGATTTTTGGCATCTACGAAAAGAGGACGGCCAGGGAGATGCTCTTGGGGACGCTGGAGCAGGTCAAGCTCAATGCTTCCCTGCTGGATCGCTATCCTCACCAGGTGAGTGGTGGGGAAATTCAGCGGCTTTCTATCTGCCGGGCTTTGCTCCTGGACCCCCAAGTGCTTATTTTGGATGAAGCTACGTCCATGCTGGATATTTCAGTGCAGGCTCAGATTCTGCGTATATTGCAGGAACTGCAAAGGGTACGCAAATTATCCTATCTGTTTATATCCCATGATCGTGAGGTTGTGAATTTAATGTCCGACCGATTAGTGGAAATGAAAGAAGGAAGGATGTTAGGAAAGAATGAAGGCGGAACCATGGAGCAGGGGAAGGACTGA